Proteins from one Drosophila gunungcola strain Sukarami chromosome 3R, Dgunungcola_SK_2, whole genome shotgun sequence genomic window:
- the LOC128265376 gene encoding pre-mRNA-processing factor 17, producing MLGLQSYASSSEGESDHEDATTKSGSGTIPAHLLPVDKTHSLSTAIAVCAAPAVVPLGASAVPRTLDPTLKEVTYNPRYEEMYAPVKGPEHPDLTMQQRAPRNTLAGYVEKAHINAFEFENQRRTFHTYGYALDPSVDEQADGQSFVGDLQSAYDDNGKTVFEAPKAKKLRKQEKNDHPEDIEGFLGPWGKFENEVSVAKPNEQERAELDELLSKRHKRGRIPEDKPLEEKSTLHIKDAYDYQGRSYLHAPHDLGVNLRSNAPPPKCFLPKAHIHTWSGHNKGISSIRWFPKTAHLLLSGSMDCRVKLWEVYGERRCIRTFSGHRQAIKDIAWNNRGTNFLSASYDRYIKLWDAETGDVVSRFTTRKMPFCVKFHPDNSKQHLFVAGTSDKKIICWDTRSGDIVQEYDRHLGSVSTITFVDDNRRFVTTSDDKSMRIWEWDIPVDMKYIADPTMHSMPAVTLAPNGKWMACQSLDNKIVIFSALNRFKMNRKKTFTGHMVSGYACQLDFSPDMSYLVSGDGDGKCYIWDWKTTKMYKKWQAHDGVCISALWHPHEASKLVTAGWDGQIKYWD from the exons ATGCTGGGCCTGCAGTCGTACGCCAGCTCCTCGGAGGGCGAATCGGACCATGAGGACGCCACGACCAAATCCGGATCAGGAACCATTCCCGCTCATCTGCTGCCCGTGGACAAGACGCACTCGCTGTCCACGGCCATTGCGGTGTGTGCGGCGCCGGCGGTGGTGCCTCTTGGAGCCTCGGCGGTGCCCCGAACTCTGGATCCCACGCTCAAGGAGGTAACCTACAATCCGCGCTACGAAGAGATGTATGCGCCGGTGAAGGGTCCGGAGCATCCGGATCTCACCATGCAGCAGCGGGCGCCGCGAAACACACTGGCCGGCTATGTGGAGAAGGCGCACATCAATGCCTTCGAGTTCGAGAATCAGCGACGCACCTTCCACACATACGGCTATGCCTTGGATCCCAGTGTGGACGAGCAGGCCGACGGGCAGTCGTTTGTGGGTGACCTGCAGTCCGCCTACGATGACAATGGCAAGACGGTGTTCGAGGCGCCCAAGGCGAAGAAGCTGCGCAAACAGGAGAAGAACGACCATCCCGAGGACATCGAGGGCTTTCTGGGCCCGTGGGGCAAGTTCGAGAATGAGGTGTCGGTGGCCAAGCCCAACGAACAGGAGCGCGCCGAGCTGGACGAGCTGCTGTCCAAGCGGCACAAGCGCGGACGCATTCCCGAGGACAAGCCGCTCGAGGAGAAGTCCACACTGCACA TCAAGGATGCCTACGACTACCAGGGTCGCTCGTACCTGCACGCTCCGCATGATTTGGGTGTAAATCTGCGCTCGAATGCCCCGCCACCCAAATGCTTCCTGCCCAAGGCGCACATACACACTTGGTCTGGCCACAACAAGGGTATTTCATCCATTCGCTGGTTCCCCAAGACCGCTCATCTGCTGCTCTCCGGCTCGATGGACTGCCGGGTGAAGCTGTGGGAGGTGTATGGCGAGCGGCGATGCATTCGCACCTTCTCTGGCCATCGGCAGGCCATCAAGGACATTGCGTGGAACAACAGGGGCACCAATTTCTTGTCCGCCTCCTACGATCGCTACATAAAGCTGTGGGATGCGGAAACGGGCGATGTGGTCTCCCGGTTCACCACCCGCAAAATGCCATTCTGTGTGAAGTTCCATCCGGATAATAGCAAGCAGCATCTCTTCGTGGCCGGCACCTCCGATAAGAAGATCATTTGC TGGGATACGCGCAGCGGAGATATTGTGCAGGAATACGACCGGCACTTGGGCTCGGTTAGCACCATCACCTTTGTGGACGACAACCGTCGATTTGTGACCACCTCGGACGACAAATCGATGCGCATCTGGGAGTGGGACATACCCGTGGACATGAAGTACATTGCCGATCCGACTATGCATTCCATGCCGGCCGTCACATTGGCGCCGAATGGCAAGTGGATGGCCTGCCAGTCGCTGGACAACAAGATTGTCATCTTCTCCGCCCTCAATCGCTTCAAGATGAACCGCAAGAAGACCTTCACCGGGCACATGGTCTCGGGCTACGCCTGCCAGCTGGACTTTTCGCCGGACATGAGCTACCTGGTGTCGGGCGATGGCGACGGCAAGTGCTACATTTGGGACTGGAAGACGACGAAGATGTACAAGAAGTGGCAGGCGCACGACGGCGTGTGCATCAGTGCCCTCTGGCATCCGCACGAGGCCAGCAAGTTGGTCACCGCCGGCTGGGATGGCCAGATTAAATATTGGGACTAA
- the LOC128265396 gene encoding transmembrane protein 181 has protein sequence MAKPHSDADASGLGYAYQLPSGGLLLRLKSSLSQFSDLFSDFSRYISPAYHHDRCERSVHMRLYSMHKREFVMVFLGFFTCFGLGIVIGLTGPPITSTSSLTAQQILANTSLAHSPTVLATGPFAMKSPLTTTYSQQLWLIAKLVTDNNDDERYDKSFQVSVSIDGINEQHKPQNVLGSGVSHNRTRHLVCVRNDCEEFTVMHLGFLDYAHYIITVRFYGLESFHQKYNIRSITFYFKTYSPEFTQIEIWFRCIFLLFTFVVLCWYAHTLRKYPIYDWSIEQRWLSVLLPLLLLYDNPFFPLIFLMNSWLPGMLDAILQATFLCALLMFWLCIYHGLRQNERSFVRFYLVKVIVVLPIWLCAIVLATWEKCNELRDPTYSHFVDTKNYNGFKMFFYIACCMYVLYLVLLLLRAYTELRSMPYFDMRLKFLTLLMLFVLSISITVTTCRFGFGILEDNFVASLNTTYRSSAQFMCFYGLLNFYLYTMAYVYSPDGRFAQAELAVTKDNPAISMIDDSDEDVVYGSDEESRRPLTAVGGGAGKNDYDSD, from the exons ATGGCCAAGCCCCACTCGGATGCGGATGCCTCTGGCCTGGGCTACGCCTACCAGCTGCCGTCCGGCGGCCTCCTGCTGCGCCTCAAGTCGTCCCTGTCGCAGTTCAGCGACCTGTTCAGCGACTTCAGCAGGTACATCTCGCCCGCCTATCACCACGACCGCTGCGAGCGGTCCGTCCACATGCGGCTCTACTCGATGCACAAGCGCGAGTTCGTCATGGTCTTCCTGGGCTTCTTCACCTGCTTCGGCTTGGGCATCGTCATCGGGTTGACGGGACCgcccatcaccagcacctCCTCGCTGACCGCCCAGCAGATCCTAGCGAACACCTCGCTCGCACACAGCCCGACGGTCCTCGCCACCGGACCCTTCGCCATGAAGTCCCCGCTGACCACCACCTACTCCCAGCAATTGTGGCTCATCGCCAAACTGGTGACGGACAACAACGACG ACGAGCGCTACGACAAGAGTTTCCAGGTCAGTGTCTCCATTGATGGAATCAACGAGCAGCACAAGCCGCAGAACGTTTTGGGCTCCGGAGTTTCGCATAACCGGACACGGCACTTGGTCTGCGTGCGCAACGACTGCGAGGAGTTCACGGTGATGCATCTGGGATTCCTGGACTACGCCCACTACATCATAACCGTGCGCTTCTACGGACTGGAGTCCTTCCACCAGAAGTATAATATACGCAGCATTACCTTTTAC TTCAAGACCTACAGTCCGGAGTTCACGCAGATTGAGATCTGGTTTAGATGCATCTTTCTGCTCTTTACCTTCGTTGTTTTA TGCTGGTATGCGCACACCTTGCGCAAATATCCCATCTACGATTGGTCCATTGAGCAGCGATGGTTGTCTGTTCTGTTGCCCCTGCTTCTGCTGTATGACA ATCCCTTTTTTCCGCTCATATTCCTGATGAACTCGTGGCTGCCCGGAATGCTGGACGCCATCCTCCAGGCCACCTTCCTCTGTGCCCTGCTCATGTTCTGGCTCTGCATTTACCATGGACTGCGGCAGAACGAGCGCAGTTTTGTACGCTTCTACCTGGTCAAGGTGATCGTCGTCCTGCCCATCTGGCTGTGCGCCATCGTCCTGGCCACCTGGGAGAAGTGCAATGAGCTGAGGGATCCCACATACAGTCACTTTGTGGACACCAAGAACTACAAT GGCTTCAAGATGTTCTTCTACATCGCCTGCTGCATGTATGTGCTGTATctggtgctgctgctactgcgaGCATATACCGAACTTCGATCCATGCCCTATTTCG ATATGCGACTGAAGTTTCTCACGCTGCTCATGCTGTTCGTGCTTTCCATATCCATCACGGTGACCACCTGCCGCTTCGGCTTCGGCATCCTCGAGGACAACTTTGTGGCCTCACTGAACACCACCTATCGCAGTTCGGCGCAGTTCATGTGCTTCTACGGGCTGCTCAACTTCTACCTGTACACCATGGCGTATGTGTATTCGCCGGACGGACGCTTTGCCCAGGCGGAACTGGCCGTCACCAAGGACAATCCAGCCATTTCCATGATCGACGACTCCGACGAGGACGTGGTCTACGGCTCCGACGAGGAGTCGCGTCGCCCTCTCACCGCCGTGGGCGGCGGTGCCGGGAAGAACGACTACGACAGCGATTGA
- the LOC128265503 gene encoding uncharacterized protein LOC128265503 produces the protein MEISINVFVFLLYTLVVIYLQHFVNKYTELVRSL, from the coding sequence ATGGAAATATCTATAAACGTCTTTGTTTTCCTGCTCTACACTCTGGTTGTGATCTACCTTCAGCATTTTGTCAACAAGTACACGGAGCTTGTGCGCAGCCTCTAG